aagaagaagaagaaggtccACGCTTATTCCGGAACATCATGTATCCGAGGGGCAATACGACTCCGATCATCATTATAACGGCCCCAATTATGTATCGGAGTGGACTGGGCGGTTCCACTTCAATGAACGTCCCGAACTGCGACGAACGCAATCATCTTTCTCGAATCAGAAATTCACAAATTC
The sequence above is a segment of the Cucurbita pepo subsp. pepo cultivar mu-cu-16 unplaced genomic scaffold, ASM280686v2 Cp4.1_scaffold010867, whole genome shotgun sequence genome. Coding sequences within it:
- the LOC111787332 gene encoding uncharacterized protein LOC111787332 encodes the protein MPFGTFIEVEPPSPLRYIIGAVIMMIGVVLPLGYMMFRNKRGPSSS